A single Cannabis sativa cultivar Pink pepper isolate KNU-18-1 chromosome 7, ASM2916894v1, whole genome shotgun sequence DNA region contains:
- the LOC115696883 gene encoding sodium/calcium exchanger NCL yields the protein MFVNKLFLFLFFSFLVLILCGRVHCTRLITDQSSVLNPVVSDDDESNIIRLNTLTTSFSTAEEVESTCEQSYGFLPCTTTALGNMFLILVYGFLMFTSATYLSNGSELLLEILGPGLIGGLFLPILGALPDAMLILVSGLSGTPEVAQSQVSVGMGLLAGSTVMLLTVIWGTCIVVGKCDIENSAAKDSTDTKGFSLAALTGSGVSTDIWTSYAAVIMAISVIPFLIVQLPQVMSSTSGRHLAVLIGLIASVLLLISYCLYQVFQPWIQRRRLEYAKHKHVISGILKHLKTNKRLLSDDGEPDVEVISKLFDKIDADNDGHLSTAEIRALIIGINFNEIDLDSDDAANKVMSDFDTSNDRRVDKEEFVIGISKWLTEAKRSRRQGSVSSDPVDHFHEKTKKDLLGGHDQSDELVEGIVNAKTIIVKAVLYLLLGTAIAAAFADPLVDAVDNFSSATSIPKFFISFIALPLATNSSEAVSAIIFATRKKKRTSSLTFSALYGAVTMNNVLCLSVFLALVYIRGLTWDFSSEVLVIFIVCTIMGLFGSLRTTFPLWTASIAFLLYPFSLALVYVLDYFFGWS from the exons atgTTTGTTAACAAACTCTTCTTGTTcttgttcttttcttttcttgttttgatCCTCTGTGGTCGAGTACACTGTACCCGTTTAATCACTGACCAATCCTCGGTTCTTAATCCGGTAGTATCTGATGATGATGAATCCAATATTATCCGTCTTAATACTTTAACGACGTCGTTTTCAACGGCGGAGGAAGTTGAATCCACATGTGAACAGTCATACGGTTTCTTACCGTGTACCACCACTGCTTTGGGTAATATGTTTCTCATACTCGTCTATGGCTTTCTCATGTTCACTTCCGCTACATACCTCTCTAATGGCAGTGAGCTTTTGCTTGAGATCCTTGGCCCTGGTCTCATTGGTGGATTGTTTCTTCCCATACTCGGTGCTCTTCCTGATGCCATGCTTATTCTCG TATCCGGACTTTCTGGAACCCCAGAAGTTGCCCAAAGTCAGGTTTCTGTTGGAATGGGATTGCTAGCAGGGTCAACTGTAATGCTCCTTACTGTAATATGGGGTACTTGTATTGTTGTTGGCAAGTGTGATATCGAAAATTCGGCTGCAAAAGATTCAACTGATACGAAAGGGTTTAGCTTGGCAGCCTTGACCG GTTCTGGAGTTAGCACGGATATTTGGACTAGCTATGCTGCTGTGATTATGGCCATATCTGTTATCCCATTTCTTATCGTTCAACTACCTCAAGTTATGAGTTCTACCTCTGGAAGACATTTAGCTGTGTTGATTGGGCTTATCGCATCGGTGTTGCTATTGATTTCTTATTGCTTGTATCAG GTTTTTCAGCCTTGGATACAGAGGAGGCGATTGGAATACGCTAAGCATAAGCATGTTATATCAGGAATCTTGAAACATTTAAAGACAAATAAGAGGCTCCTTAGTGATGATGGTGAACCTGATGTAGAGGTTATATCAAA ATTGTTTGACAAAATTGATGCGGACAACGACGGACATCTTTCTACTGCTGAAATAAGAGCGTTGATTATTGGAATTAATTTCAATGAGATTGACTTAGACAGTGATGATGCCGCGAACAAAGTGATGTCTGATTTTGATACATCCAATGATAGAAGGGTTGATAAGGAAGAATTTGTTATTGGTATTTCTAAATGGCTTACTGAAGCGAAGCGTTCGCGGAGACAGGGGAGTGTCTCTTCCGACCCTGTTGATCATTTCCATGAG aaaacaaagaaagacctTTTGGGAGGCCATGATCAAAGTGATGAGCTCGTAGAAGGTATTGTGAATGCTAAAACTATAATAGTGAAAGCAGTGTTGTATTTGTTGCTTGGAACCGCGATTGCAGCAGCTTTTGCAGATCCCTTGGTGGACGCCGTCGATAACTTCTCAAGTGCTACAAGCATTCCCAAGTTTTTCATCTCATTCATTGCACTACCTTTGGCTACCAACTCTAGTGAGGCTGTTTCCGCAATAATATTCGCTAcaaggaagaagaaaagaacttcCTCCTTGACCTTTTCCGCG CTATACGGGGCGGTGACAATGAACAATGTACTTTGTCTATCGGTTTTCTTGGCCCTTGTCTACATTAGAGGACTAACATGGGACTTCTCATCTGAAGTTCTTGTCATTTTCATAGTTTGCACCATCATGGGTCTGTTTGGCAGCCTTCGAACCACATTCCCTCTGTGGACGGCTTCAATCGCGTTCCTGCTCTATCCATTCTCGCTCGCTCTGGTTTATGTTCTCGATTACTTCTTCGGCTGGTCATAG
- the LOC133029115 gene encoding uncharacterized protein LOC133029115, which translates to MLCPGGHLNFSDVPQQYKDQVLNRIRYYFDIDGNPHRELLMRTLYSVMAERYSERKTLRHKHFKQHYKKPEDWDTVLKFPPDYLNTETWKPVCELFVSEAFLNRSTKNKSNRQLMKYPTTQGTKSLASIRHGMGGTPGEHVVDAWKEIHVKKPSGTFVNELAAKDYVSD; encoded by the exons ATGTTGTGCCCGGGTGGTCATCTAAATTTTTCCGATGTACCCCAACAATACAAGGATCAAGTGCTCAATCGAATCAGA tACTACTTTGATATCGATGGGAATCCCCACCGAGAGCTACTTATGAGGACTTTATATTCGGTGATGGCGGAGCGGTATAGTGAGCGAAAGACGCTCAGACACAAGCATTTCaaacaacattacaaaaaaccagaagattgggacacagttctcaaattcccccctgactacttgaataccgagacttggaaaccggtttgcgaattgttcgttagcgaggcatttttgaatcgttcaactaaaaataaatcgaatcggcaactaatgaaatatccaacaacGCAAGGCACAAAATCGTTGGCGTCCATACGCCACGGAATG GGGGGTACTCCTGGAGAGCATGTAGTTGACGCATGGAAGGAGATCCATGTGAAAAAACCGTCTGGAACTTTCGTTAATGAATTAGCTGCAAAAGATTATGTAAGTgattaa
- the LOC115698247 gene encoding uncharacterized protein LOC115698247 produces MAQEDHYQDQMCSSSGSGSVGKGSKKKNKAPQRGLGVAQLEKIISEEQNKNKNIKNGGQPVSSSDQLAQQRDCSSELFSVHKEENTHTYNNPIWALSDLAQRPPPPPPPPQPPVPLPPQYQPPYYSMVNMPRSTWVAPEVNFQMDPHYTNYSSSSLHVWQEKDKVIAPSSTFVPSQLYYHIEPPSNQSYNSNYTQHVQQEKEEMISKKRQYPFAENPSVPSFNLKKPTFFTPTIGDGSSSYGNEVTFFNPEHISSHFRDEYPSSSSCPTSVPKLNTRENNTVSKEDFLALGYPTTSSASKLSLGSFYQPFPNYINPHNFGTIPIQGSVEEPIFQHGFLSGSSTEQLVPLHNLFPPPPTKENHHEVAVEKQKSTNGDDENIDLTLKL; encoded by the exons ATGGCTCAAGAGGATCATTACCAAGATCAAATGTGTAGTAGTAGTGGTAGTGGTAGCGTTGGAAAAGGatcaaagaagaaaaacaaagccCCACAAAGAGGACTTGGTGTGGCACAGCTTGAGAAAATCATATCAGAAGAACagaataagaataagaatatCAAGAATGGTGGTCAACCTGTTTCTTCTTCTGATCAATTGGCTCAACAAAGAGATTGTTCTTCTGAGTTGTTTAGTGTTCATAAGGAAGAGAATACTCATACTTATAACAACCCCATTTGGGCTCTTTCTGATTTGGCTCAaagaccaccaccaccaccaccaccaccacaacCACCAGTTCCATTACCACCCCAATATCAGCCCCCTTACTATTCAatg GTGAATATGCCAAGATCAACTTGGGTGGCACCAGAAGTGAACTTTCAAATGGATCCACATTATACCAACTATTCTTCTTCATCATTACATGTTTGGCAAGAGAAAGACAAG GTGATTGCCCCATCATCAACTTTTGTGCCTTCTCAGTTGTATTATCATATAGAGCCCCCTTCAAACCAAAGCTACAATAGCAACTATACACAACATGTTCAGCAGGAGAAAGAAGAG ATGATTTCGAAAAAGAGGCAATACCCCTTTGCAGAGAATCCATCAGTTCCCTCTTTCAACTTAAAGAAACCAACTTTTTTTACTCCAACTATAGGAGATGGATCATCATCATATGGAAATGAAGTAACTTTCTTCAATCCAGAACATATCAGCTCACATTTCAG AGATGAatacccttcttcttcttcatgccCAACTTCAGTTCCAAAGCTAAACACCAGAGAAAACAACACAGTTTCGAAAGAAGATTTTCTCGCGCTCGGTTATCCAACAACATCTTCAGCTTCAAAGTTGAGTCTTGGCTCATTTTATCAACCATTCCCAAACTACATCAATCCACACAATTTTGGAACAATCCCAATTCAA gGAAGTGTAGAAGAGCCAATTTTCCAACATGGGTTTCTTAGTGGCTCATCAACCGAACAACTTGTGCCTTTACACAACTTGTTCCCACCACCACCAACAAAGGAAAATCACCATGAAGTAGCAGTTGAAAAACAAAAGAGTACTAATGGTGATGATGAAAATATTGACCTCACTTTGAAGttataa